A genomic window from Nicotiana sylvestris chromosome 11, ASM39365v2, whole genome shotgun sequence includes:
- the LOC104228909 gene encoding uncharacterized protein, producing the protein MTFESSILGNLEPRKVRGPTLLKDIWKLPPGKVVHVPFNNRNQAIGEKGRKLASFLGIIARTPELTPLHVDDWRNFEKEEKKKLVDFVRRRSQANRNNRANQKMCHTGGSKSIATLMDEQAVNGIEPTRAQVFILTHTKRKDGRPLDDDSVKAIEMINEKANNSESSTDQPPHVVAWEGDLYSQVFGNDKSGYVRGLGLGPTPSVLWGSRSSLENIVGEDSSNEAVQRLTQEITELKDKHNEEMNLIK; encoded by the exons ATGACCTTTGAATCTTCTATTCTAGGTAATTTGGAGCCAAGAAAGGTTCGTGGGCCTACTTTACTAAAAGATATTTGGAAACTTCCTCCGGGGAAGGTAGTTCATGTGCCGTTTAATAATCGTAACCAAGCTATTGGGGAAAAAGGTCGAAAGCTTGCTAGCTTTCTAGGAATCATTGCGAGAACTCCAGAACTAACACCTTTACATGTAGATGATTGGAGAAATTTTGAAAAGGAGGAAAAGAAGAAATTGGTGGATTTTGTGAGG AGGCGTTCCCAAGCAAATAGAAATAATAGGGCCAATCAAAAGATGTGTCACACAGGAGGATCCAAAAGTATTGCTACCTTGATGGATGAGCAG GCTGTAAATGGGATAGAGCCTACACGAGCACAAGTTTTCATATTAACTCATACAAAACGTAAGGATGGTAGACCACTGGATGATGATTCTGTCAAGGCAATT GAAATGATAAATGAAAAGGCGAACAATAGTGAGAGCTCTACTGACCAACCTCCTCACGTTGTTGCTTGGGAAGGCGATCTGTATTCTCAGGTGTTCGGAAATGACAAAAGTGGATATGTTCGTGGTTTAGGACTTGGTCCAACTCCTTCTGTTCTATGGGGTAGTAGATCTTCCTTAGAAAATATTGTTGGAGAGGATTCGTCTAATGAAGCTGTCCAAAGGTTAACACAAGAGATAACCGAGTTAAAGGATAAACACAATGAAGAAATGAATCTGATAAAATAA